From one Synechocystis sp. PCC 6803 substr. PCC-P genomic stretch:
- a CDS encoding fimbria/pilus outer membrane usher protein, with the protein MVFRFPSPVLVIILANCLMTVVGLILPQSARTETFSADFPPPDSALDLLLGQETPLMETTIPEPEQGQEDNQSAPPSEPTPGNLGNEDDLFERVFGRPRPTGVQRLVAPFFINDLQQGQIVVFVSLGGGSSLQITASTLLLKMEEYARPDIQTRLADLVDDSGNLTLAALQSVGLDATFNDQLLELRIIIPPNLRKTIVYGSGNLQLPPGAATALRPSNFSGFINLIGTQPYAWDGTGDLGRQALNLGVEGALNYQGWVLEGSASFAEQSNNPWTRSDIRLVKDDPDNAVRYVLGDLFSTARSYQSFVPMVGFAMFRNFSLQPYLTTRPTGQFEFLLESPARVEIFVNGLLRQTLQLPAGPQDIRNFGLNTGLNNVTVKIIDSAGRVEELSFSAPLATDLLAVGLNQFGLGVGVPAYTTNGVRSYDTSRPIIGGFYRQGITSTLTLGGYLQAAGSQQLIGTEGTLATSVGNFGWDAALENDGNGLDHAFRLRYQFLALGGNQAQLPNFGLEVEYLGPYFQRFGSFPIGFTAEPLDFFGTTTNNVSWSFGANYSQTLIDGLGINLGLGYQLGSFGQPNAYRAAIGFTTNLGRGLQANLTLNNRLDQSGRAETQVLFNFLQTSQFQSLTARSNLSSQREQASTLTWTSRSPAQYNSVNTSVNLSNNPNPGYFGTGLGLTYRGFLGDINLNHDYDQASHRTNLNFGTALVYADGRFGWSRPVRDSFVIFSRNPNFADQLVLINPGLYGPVAEANDVGPGVVPDLSSYTLTTMRVDAPNMPLGYDLGNAVFNLLPSYKSGTLITVGTESTVFLRGTLVDKAGNPIALQVGQVRSLSDPSWSPLELFTNRAGRFALTGLGPGKYELQLFGDPPRAIRFEIPADKTGIYDIGTVTIGG; encoded by the coding sequence ATGGTGTTTCGATTCCCCTCGCCAGTACTAGTAATTATTTTGGCTAACTGCCTGATGACCGTCGTCGGGCTAATCCTACCCCAGTCAGCTAGAACAGAAACTTTTAGTGCTGATTTTCCCCCTCCCGATTCTGCCTTGGATTTGTTGCTGGGACAGGAAACTCCCTTAATGGAAACGACAATTCCAGAGCCGGAACAAGGGCAGGAGGATAACCAAAGCGCCCCGCCCTCTGAGCCAACACCGGGCAATTTGGGTAATGAAGACGATTTATTTGAGCGGGTATTCGGTCGGCCCCGCCCCACGGGGGTACAGCGTTTGGTGGCGCCCTTTTTCATCAACGATTTGCAACAGGGTCAAATTGTAGTGTTTGTTTCCCTGGGAGGGGGTAGTAGCCTACAAATCACCGCTTCCACTTTGTTGTTGAAAATGGAAGAATATGCCCGACCTGATATACAGACTAGATTGGCCGATTTGGTGGACGACAGCGGTAATTTAACCTTGGCGGCTCTGCAAAGTGTGGGTCTAGATGCCACATTTAATGACCAGTTGTTGGAACTGAGGATTATTATTCCCCCCAATCTCCGCAAAACCATTGTCTATGGCTCCGGTAATTTACAACTTCCCCCAGGGGCCGCCACAGCCCTACGTCCCAGTAACTTCAGTGGTTTTATCAACTTAATTGGGACCCAACCCTATGCCTGGGATGGCACTGGTGATTTGGGCCGCCAAGCCCTGAATTTGGGTGTAGAAGGGGCCCTTAATTATCAGGGCTGGGTGCTAGAGGGTAGTGCTAGTTTTGCTGAGCAAAGCAACAATCCCTGGACCCGCTCTGACATTCGCTTGGTAAAGGATGATCCAGATAATGCGGTTCGCTATGTTCTTGGTGATCTGTTTAGCACCGCCCGCAGTTATCAGTCCTTTGTGCCCATGGTGGGATTTGCGATGTTTCGCAATTTCTCCCTCCAGCCCTATTTGACCACTAGGCCCACAGGGCAGTTTGAATTTCTGTTGGAAAGCCCTGCTAGGGTGGAAATTTTTGTCAATGGACTATTGCGGCAAACTCTCCAATTGCCAGCGGGGCCCCAGGATATTCGTAATTTTGGTCTGAATACGGGGCTTAATAATGTGACGGTGAAAATCATCGACAGTGCGGGGCGGGTGGAGGAACTATCTTTTTCGGCTCCCTTAGCGACGGATCTATTGGCGGTGGGTTTGAATCAGTTTGGCTTGGGGGTGGGGGTTCCGGCCTACACCACCAATGGGGTGCGTAGCTATGACACTTCCCGACCCATTATTGGCGGCTTTTACCGCCAGGGTATTACGTCCACCCTCACCCTAGGAGGTTATCTACAGGCGGCAGGTTCCCAGCAGTTGATTGGCACCGAAGGCACCTTGGCCACTTCCGTGGGTAACTTTGGTTGGGATGCGGCCCTGGAAAATGATGGCAACGGTTTAGACCATGCTTTCCGACTGCGGTATCAATTTTTGGCCCTAGGAGGTAACCAGGCCCAACTACCTAACTTTGGTTTGGAAGTGGAATATTTGGGCCCTTATTTTCAGCGCTTTGGTAGTTTTCCCATCGGCTTTACTGCGGAACCATTGGATTTTTTTGGCACCACTACTAATAATGTTTCTTGGTCTTTTGGGGCTAATTATAGTCAAACTCTAATCGATGGTTTGGGAATTAACCTCGGTTTGGGTTATCAGCTTGGTAGTTTTGGCCAGCCCAATGCCTACCGAGCGGCGATCGGTTTTACCACTAATCTGGGAAGGGGTTTACAGGCTAATTTGACCCTGAACAATCGCTTAGACCAATCCGGGCGGGCAGAAACTCAAGTATTATTCAACTTTTTGCAAACTTCCCAGTTCCAATCCCTCACAGCCCGCAGTAATCTGAGCAGTCAACGGGAGCAGGCTAGCACGCTCACTTGGACATCCCGTAGTCCTGCCCAATATAACAGCGTCAATACCTCCGTTAACCTCAGCAATAATCCCAATCCCGGCTATTTTGGTACTGGCTTAGGGCTGACTTACCGGGGCTTTCTGGGGGATATTAATCTCAACCATGATTATGATCAGGCTAGCCATCGCACTAACTTAAATTTTGGTACGGCCTTAGTTTATGCTGATGGGCGTTTTGGCTGGAGCCGACCAGTACGGGATAGTTTTGTGATTTTTAGCCGTAACCCTAATTTTGCGGATCAATTAGTATTAATTAATCCTGGTTTGTATGGTCCTGTGGCGGAAGCTAATGATGTCGGCCCTGGGGTAGTGCCGGATCTAAGCTCCTATACTTTGACCACTATGCGGGTAGATGCTCCTAATATGCCCCTTGGCTATGACTTGGGCAATGCGGTATTTAATCTTTTACCGAGCTATAAAAGTGGTACTTTAATCACAGTGGGTACGGAATCCACCGTATTTTTACGGGGGACGTTGGTAGATAAAGCAGGGAACCCGATTGCGCTTCAAGTCGGGCAAGTTAGGTCTTTGTCTGATCCCAGTTGGTCGCCGTTGGAGTTATTCACTAATCGAGCGGGACGATTTGCGTTGACAGGACTGGGACCAGGGAAGTATGAATTGCAATTATTCGGTGATCCTCCCCGGGCCATTCGCTTTGAAATTCCGGCGGATAAAACTGGTATTTACGACATTGGAACTGTGACAATAGGCGGTTAA
- a CDS encoding aspartate aminotransferase, whose translation MSLNWISRADRLQALPPYVFARLDELKAKAREQGLDLIDLGMGNPDGKAPQPIIEAAIAELENPESHGYPPFEGTQSFRQSITRWYARQYGVDLDPDSEALPLIGSKEGLGHLALAYVNPGDLVLVPTPSYPAHFRGPLIAGAEIYPIMLSAKDDWLIQLDQIPEAIAQRAKILYFNYPNNPTTATAPREFYEAITDWARHYQIMLVHDLCYAELAFDGYQPTSLLEIPGAKDFSVEFHTLSKTYNMAGWRVGFVVGNQEIIQGLRTLKTNLDYGIFRVVQKAAETALSLPESYIEVVRKRYQERRDFVINGLSKLGWSITPSQATMYLWVPCPVGMSSTDFALTVLEKTGVVMTPGNAFGEGGERYVRLSLIADGDRLGEALQRIEQAGIRYS comes from the coding sequence ATGAGTCTGAATTGGATTAGTCGCGCCGATCGCCTACAAGCCTTACCCCCCTATGTTTTTGCCCGCCTCGATGAGTTGAAAGCCAAGGCCAGGGAACAGGGCCTGGATTTAATTGACTTGGGCATGGGCAACCCCGATGGCAAAGCCCCCCAACCGATTATCGAAGCGGCGATCGCCGAGTTGGAAAACCCAGAATCCCACGGTTATCCCCCTTTTGAAGGCACCCAGAGCTTCCGTCAGAGCATTACCCGCTGGTACGCCCGCCAGTATGGGGTGGATTTAGACCCCGATTCCGAAGCGTTACCCTTAATTGGTTCCAAAGAGGGTCTGGGTCATTTAGCCCTAGCCTACGTTAATCCAGGGGATTTAGTACTCGTGCCGACTCCCTCCTATCCGGCCCATTTCCGAGGCCCCCTCATTGCCGGGGCGGAAATTTATCCGATCATGTTATCGGCAAAGGATGACTGGTTAATCCAACTGGACCAAATTCCCGAGGCGATCGCTCAACGGGCCAAGATCCTTTATTTTAACTATCCCAATAATCCCACCACCGCCACCGCTCCCAGGGAATTTTACGAAGCCATCACCGATTGGGCCCGCCATTACCAAATCATGTTAGTCCATGATCTGTGTTATGCAGAATTGGCCTTTGACGGTTATCAGCCCACCAGCTTATTAGAAATTCCCGGTGCCAAGGATTTTAGTGTGGAATTCCATACCCTTTCCAAAACCTACAATATGGCCGGTTGGCGGGTAGGTTTTGTCGTGGGAAATCAAGAAATTATTCAAGGTTTGAGAACGCTGAAAACTAACTTGGATTATGGAATTTTTCGAGTCGTACAAAAAGCAGCAGAAACAGCCCTCAGTTTGCCAGAAAGTTACATTGAAGTAGTGCGAAAGCGCTATCAAGAACGGCGGGACTTTGTTATTAATGGCTTGAGTAAATTGGGTTGGTCTATTACCCCTTCCCAAGCCACCATGTACCTTTGGGTTCCCTGTCCCGTGGGTATGAGTTCCACTGATTTTGCCTTAACGGTTCTAGAAAAAACCGGTGTGGTGATGACCCCCGGTAACGCCTTTGGAGAAGGGGGAGAAAGGTACGTCCGCTTAAGTTTAATTGCCGATGGCGATCGCCTGGGGGAAGCATTACAGCGCATTGAACAGGCAGGCATTCGTTATAGTTGA
- a CDS encoding Uma2 family endonuclease, which translates to MVLASAKVPTLSLESFLALPETKPAQEYCRGIVTQKPMPKGKHSTIQFELAAAINAQVKPDKIAYALPELRCTFGDRSIVPDIAVMRWQNLPLDNGGEIADRFDRAPDWLIEILSPDQSVTLVMEKIIFSLKAGTELAWLVDPMAKSITVFTASLPQVYLAETEIQESLTVFAELENWSITAAEVFDWLKI; encoded by the coding sequence ATGGTTTTAGCCTCAGCAAAAGTACCAACCCTTTCCCTGGAATCATTCTTGGCCCTACCGGAAACCAAACCTGCCCAGGAATATTGCCGGGGCATTGTCACCCAGAAACCCATGCCCAAAGGTAAACACAGCACAATCCAATTTGAGCTAGCGGCCGCTATTAATGCCCAAGTGAAGCCGGACAAAATTGCCTATGCTCTGCCGGAACTTCGTTGTACCTTTGGCGATCGCTCCATTGTGCCTGACATTGCGGTGATGCGCTGGCAAAACTTGCCTTTAGATAATGGTGGCGAAATAGCAGACCGGTTTGATCGGGCCCCGGATTGGCTCATAGAAATTCTTTCCCCAGATCAGTCGGTCACCCTGGTAATGGAAAAAATCATTTTTTCTCTCAAGGCTGGCACAGAATTAGCTTGGTTAGTGGATCCCATGGCCAAATCCATTACGGTTTTCACCGCCAGTTTACCCCAGGTTTATTTAGCTGAAACTGAAATTCAAGAATCCCTAACGGTTTTTGCTGAGCTTGAAAATTGGTCCATTACCGCCGCCGAAGTTTTTGATTGGCTAAAAATTTAG